One window of the Emticicia oligotrophica DSM 17448 genome contains the following:
- a CDS encoding pyrroloquinoline quinone-dependent dehydrogenase: MNNYRTVIRFAIFTIGVGSIISILASWSNPNSEDNGWGTYKADEKSTSYSKFDQINVGNVNTLQNAWTFQMNDVKQGESPMSSQCNPIIVDGVMYANSGKQWVYAINAQTGKQIWAFNALDEGEPTAASRGVTYWASGEDKRIIYSAGNYLLAINAKTGKLITTFGNKGRINLNVGVRDDPKKISVTLTTPGSIFKDLIIIGSRLPDFYGAAPGYIRAYNCKTGKLVWTFHTIPHPGEKGYESWPKDAYKYAGGVNCWAGMSIDNKRGMVFLALGSPTFDYYGADRIGANLFGNCVLALDAATGKYKWHFQTVHHDLWDYDLPCPPNLVTIKKDGKDIDAVAQATKHGFIFVLDRVTGVPLFPVEERPVPASNLQGEVAFATQPFPTKPKAFVKQFMTEEDLTNYSPENHEAILKKFRSVRYEGLFTPPDLKGTLSLPATRGGINWGGAAFDPNTNYLYLRGHNLPEIQTIVDANKAFEARNNSTFERGRVTYQKHCATCHGAERKGIPPTFPSLIGLKDRKPEKEMLKKIQNGAGAMPGFKGVLTPAEENAIIAFLYEKQNTGIETPQATKTGANPERFMNTSAYQTWSDPSGNPAMKGPWATLSALNLSTGEYEWQIPIGNDEKLQEKGGPPTGLLARSGPMVTAGGLVFISGAADKKLWAFDKKTGKIVWETALPGVNNANVCSYMVKGKQYVALSVGGTKENPSGSIMTFALPN, translated from the coding sequence ATGAACAATTATAGAACAGTAATAAGATTTGCAATATTTACTATTGGAGTTGGTTCTATCATCTCCATTTTAGCGTCTTGGTCTAACCCAAATTCTGAAGACAACGGCTGGGGAACTTACAAAGCCGATGAAAAAAGTACAAGCTACTCAAAATTCGACCAAATAAATGTAGGAAATGTAAATACACTACAAAATGCTTGGACATTCCAGATGAATGATGTGAAGCAAGGCGAGTCACCAATGTCGAGCCAATGTAACCCAATTATCGTTGATGGAGTCATGTATGCAAATTCGGGCAAACAATGGGTGTATGCCATAAATGCTCAAACAGGCAAACAAATTTGGGCTTTTAATGCCTTAGATGAAGGCGAACCAACGGCAGCAAGTCGTGGAGTAACCTACTGGGCAAGTGGCGAAGATAAAAGGATAATCTATTCGGCAGGGAATTATTTACTGGCAATTAATGCCAAAACAGGTAAGCTAATCACCACTTTTGGTAATAAAGGAAGGATTAACTTAAATGTAGGTGTCCGAGATGACCCTAAAAAAATATCAGTTACACTTACTACACCAGGAAGTATTTTCAAAGACTTGATTATTATTGGCTCTCGTTTGCCTGATTTTTATGGAGCAGCCCCTGGCTATATCAGGGCATATAATTGTAAAACTGGAAAATTGGTATGGACTTTTCACACCATACCTCACCCTGGCGAAAAAGGATATGAAAGCTGGCCAAAAGATGCCTACAAATATGCTGGTGGCGTAAACTGTTGGGCAGGCATGAGCATTGATAACAAAAGGGGTATGGTATTTTTGGCATTGGGTTCGCCTACTTTTGACTATTATGGAGCCGACCGAATCGGAGCTAATCTTTTCGGCAATTGTGTCTTGGCTTTAGATGCTGCAACTGGAAAATATAAATGGCATTTTCAAACAGTACACCACGACCTTTGGGATTATGATTTGCCGTGTCCACCAAATTTAGTAACGATAAAAAAGGATGGTAAAGACATAGATGCCGTAGCTCAGGCTACCAAACACGGTTTTATTTTTGTTTTAGATAGAGTTACTGGTGTGCCTCTTTTTCCAGTAGAAGAGCGTCCCGTACCTGCTTCTAATCTTCAAGGCGAAGTTGCCTTTGCTACCCAACCTTTCCCAACAAAACCCAAGGCGTTTGTAAAGCAATTTATGACCGAAGAAGACCTCACTAATTATTCGCCCGAAAATCATGAAGCAATTCTTAAAAAATTTCGGTCTGTGAGATACGAAGGATTATTTACGCCACCCGATTTGAAAGGAACGCTTTCTTTGCCAGCAACCAGAGGTGGTATCAACTGGGGAGGAGCAGCCTTTGACCCTAACACCAACTATTTATATCTGAGAGGTCATAATTTACCCGAAATACAGACCATTGTTGATGCAAATAAAGCATTTGAGGCTCGTAATAATTCCACTTTCGAGAGAGGTCGTGTAACTTATCAAAAACATTGTGCTACATGTCATGGTGCAGAAAGGAAAGGCATTCCGCCTACATTTCCATCTTTAATTGGCTTAAAAGACAGAAAGCCTGAAAAAGAAATGCTCAAAAAAATACAGAATGGTGCTGGAGCAATGCCAGGCTTTAAAGGAGTACTAACCCCCGCCGAAGAAAATGCCATTATTGCATTTTTGTATGAAAAACAAAATACGGGAATTGAAACTCCGCAAGCTACTAAAACTGGTGCAAACCCCGAGCGTTTCATGAATACATCAGCCTATCAGACGTGGAGCGACCCAAGTGGAAACCCTGCCATGAAAGGTCCTTGGGCAACCTTGAGTGCCTTAAACCTATCAACTGGTGAGTATGAATGGCAAATACCCATAGGAAATGATGAAAAGTTGCAAGAAAAAGGTGGGCCTCCTACGGGTTTATTGGCACGTTCAGGTCCAATGGTAACGGCTGGTGGATTGGTGTTTATCAGTGGTGCTGCCGATAAAAAATTGTGGGCTTTCGATAAAAAAACTGGAAAAATTGTTTGGGAAACTGCACTACCAGGGGTGAATAATGCTAATGTTTGTTCATACATGGTAAAAGGAAAACAATATGTGGCACTTTCAGTGGGTGGAACCAAAGAAAACCCTTCGGGTTCTATTATGACTTTTGCATTACCCAATTAA
- a CDS encoding sensor histidine kinase, which yields MTLKERLNTLRFSIFFWTIYFLYEWLGRGASIDQYEFYFVKSYLIVPFYIIVSYLSVHFLFNAFYFKNKKVSFWTGQIIVALVFVMFIRVVSYYYFYPNYYPKGNNEVFFFIPKILIEFVNLYLVVSLYGMFIFMKSWYKQQQMLQELSKEKMAAELELLKSQVQPHFIFNMLNNIYSGAFKKSPETAQQILKLSNFIEYSLYDSKKDMVLLTEELTYIQNYIDLQKIRVGEKLDVSINIFDNINEIQLPPMLLLPIIENCFKHGVNSSIQYSWIRFDISVKEHEVTFKVENSIENESPKNINQNCGLGLNNVKRRLEILYPDKHTFRVYQEQNSYLVLIKLPCNQ from the coding sequence ATGACCTTGAAGGAGCGATTAAATACACTTCGTTTTAGTATATTTTTTTGGACAATTTACTTTCTCTACGAATGGCTGGGAAGAGGTGCATCTATTGACCAATATGAGTTTTACTTTGTCAAATCGTATCTAATCGTTCCTTTTTATATCATTGTTTCTTATTTATCGGTTCATTTTTTATTTAATGCTTTCTATTTCAAGAATAAAAAAGTAAGCTTCTGGACTGGGCAAATTATAGTAGCTCTTGTGTTTGTAATGTTCATTAGAGTAGTAAGTTACTATTATTTTTACCCCAACTATTACCCAAAAGGAAATAACGAGGTGTTCTTTTTCATTCCGAAAATACTGATTGAATTTGTAAATCTTTACCTTGTTGTTTCTCTGTATGGAATGTTTATTTTCATGAAAAGCTGGTATAAGCAGCAGCAAATGTTACAAGAGTTGAGTAAAGAAAAGATGGCTGCCGAACTTGAATTGCTTAAATCGCAGGTACAGCCACATTTTATTTTTAATATGCTGAATAATATTTATTCGGGAGCATTCAAAAAAAGCCCAGAAACAGCACAGCAGATTCTAAAACTTTCAAATTTCATTGAATATAGTCTATATGATTCAAAGAAAGATATGGTTTTATTAACAGAAGAACTCACCTACATACAAAACTATATTGATTTGCAAAAAATTAGAGTTGGTGAAAAGTTGGATGTCTCAATCAATATTTTCGACAACATTAATGAGATTCAACTTCCACCGATGTTGCTTTTGCCAATCATCGAAAATTGTTTTAAACATGGGGTAAACTCTTCCATACAATATTCTTGGATTAGATTTGATATTTCGGTAAAAGAACACGAAGTAACCTTTAAAGTTGAGAATAGTATCGAAAATGAATCGCCCAAAAATATAAATCAGAATTGTGGATTAGGATTAAATAATGTAAAACGAAGGCTCGAAATACTTTATCCTGATAAACATACTTTTAGGGTATATCAAGAGCAAAATAGTTATTTAGTTTTAATTAAATTACCTTGTAATCAATGA
- a CDS encoding LytR/AlgR family response regulator transcription factor gives MNYCLIIDDELPARRLIQMYLEAIPDFEMVASLANSIEGYKYLQENSVDLLFLDIKMPLMTGLELLKSLKNKPKVVLTTAFREYAVEGFELDVLDYLVKPISQERFQKTISKYLHLQEITQSNTHQKSTFEDVYIFLKIGKEQKKIYLNQILYIEGLKDYIKVFTAYEMLIVYERLGFMEAKLPESKFIRVHKSFIVAIDKMITYSNDAIKIGVAEIPIGRIYKQNFISQIEKYKL, from the coding sequence ATGAATTATTGTTTAATTATAGATGATGAATTGCCAGCAAGACGATTGATACAGATGTATTTAGAAGCAATTCCAGACTTTGAGATGGTTGCTTCGTTAGCTAATTCAATAGAAGGATACAAATATCTTCAAGAAAATTCGGTTGACTTGCTTTTTCTTGATATTAAAATGCCGCTTATGACGGGTTTAGAATTGCTGAAATCGTTAAAGAATAAACCAAAAGTTGTACTAACAACAGCATTTCGAGAATATGCAGTGGAAGGTTTTGAATTAGATGTTCTTGATTATTTAGTAAAACCAATTAGTCAAGAGCGTTTTCAGAAAACAATATCGAAGTACCTTCATTTGCAGGAAATTACACAATCTAATACGCATCAAAAATCAACTTTTGAAGATGTTTATATTTTTTTGAAAATTGGAAAAGAGCAAAAGAAAATTTACCTAAACCAAATATTGTATATAGAAGGCTTGAAGGACTATATCAAGGTATTTACAGCTTATGAAATGTTGATAGTTTATGAACGTTTGGGATTTATGGAGGCAAAACTGCCAGAGTCGAAGTTTATAAGGGTTCATAAATCTTTTATTGTAGCCATTGATAAAATGATAACTTATAGCAATGATGCTATCAAAATCGGAGTAGCTGAAATACCTATCGGAAGAATCTATAAACAGAATTTTATTTCTCAGATTGAAAAATATAAACTATGA
- a CDS encoding alpha/beta hydrolase, giving the protein MILGFITLLSLNTHGQKTRKPIVIQDQGSFAVGGSVIKNEGTYDPVKRTPEGQTFHGDHAYITYQIPAKARKYPLVFWHGIGQFSKTWMTTPDGREGFNNIFLRRKFGVYLIDQPRRGNAGRSTVPATINPTPDEQMWFGTFRVGIGYDYFEGVQFAKDEETLNQYFRQMVPNIGGFDTEVITNATSKLFDKIGEGVLITHSHSGGFGWATAVKNSKIKAIASYEPGSGFLFPEGEVPAPIASSSGPVTAIGVPKSDFMKLTKIPIIIYYGDFIPEKFDDKNPGADGWRARLEMARKWRDTVNKYGGDVTVVHLPEIGIKGNTHFPFSDLNNIEIADLLSKWLKEKKLDN; this is encoded by the coding sequence ATGATTTTAGGTTTTATAACCCTATTATCATTAAATACTCACGGACAAAAAACTCGGAAACCAATTGTAATCCAAGACCAAGGTAGTTTTGCTGTCGGAGGCTCAGTAATAAAAAATGAAGGAACTTATGACCCTGTAAAAAGAACTCCAGAGGGACAAACTTTTCATGGAGACCATGCTTATATTACTTATCAGATTCCTGCCAAAGCCCGTAAATACCCTTTGGTTTTTTGGCATGGGATAGGTCAATTCTCAAAAACTTGGATGACTACACCCGATGGTCGGGAAGGATTCAATAATATTTTTCTGAGAAGAAAATTTGGCGTTTATCTAATCGACCAACCTCGCCGTGGAAATGCAGGTAGAAGTACCGTTCCTGCCACCATAAACCCTACTCCTGATGAACAAATGTGGTTTGGCACTTTCAGAGTGGGTATCGGATATGATTATTTTGAAGGGGTGCAATTTGCTAAGGATGAAGAAACCCTGAACCAGTATTTTCGCCAAATGGTGCCGAATATTGGCGGATTTGATACAGAAGTTATAACTAATGCTACGTCAAAACTTTTTGATAAAATAGGGGAAGGTGTTTTGATAACCCACTCTCATTCAGGCGGATTTGGTTGGGCAACGGCAGTGAAAAATTCAAAGATTAAAGCCATTGCTTCGTATGAACCTGGAAGTGGATTTTTGTTTCCAGAAGGAGAAGTGCCTGCCCCAATTGCCAGTTCATCAGGTCCAGTTACAGCTATTGGAGTTCCTAAATCTGATTTTATGAAACTTACTAAAATACCAATCATCATCTACTACGGAGATTTTATTCCTGAGAAATTCGACGATAAAAACCCAGGTGCTGATGGTTGGAGAGCAAGACTGGAAATGGCAAGAAAATGGCGAGACACCGTAAACAAATATGGTGGTGATGTAACGGTAGTTCATTTGCCCGAAATTGGAATAAAAGGTAATACCCACTTCCCATTTTCTGACTTGAATAATATTGAAATTGCTGATTTATTATCTAAGTGGTTAAAAGAGAAAAAACTCGATAATTAA
- a CDS encoding xanthine dehydrogenase family protein molybdopterin-binding subunit, whose product MKTQSRRSFLKASALSGGGFMLGISFLSSFKPLGESSDTVVRVLTNDLSNFNELNGFVKITADNVIKIMSPNPEGGQGVKTSMPMIVAEELDVDFSKIIIEQADLDTKHFTRQFIGGSQAIHQGWASLRLAGATARQMLRETAAKEWSVPVEEISTELGVLFHKNSGKSAKYGEMATAAAQIPVPKDVKLKEAKDFKIIGKSQRNVDLDKIVSGKPLFGIDTKVDGMLIAMIVHPPAMGLKFKAIQNDIIVKKMKGIKDVFPIKIFNDDYEKTFFDTTQFNEVVAIVGSSTWEVMQAKNALKVDWQEAETFTEKRNMNGRKISQNIPAGLENSNEHFAKLTESLAKPANVRRKDGDVEIAFKNASKVIERTYNAPFLAHNCMEPMNFFAHVTDVKVSLSGPLQKPEFTEQALSARLGIPLEKIDIKMTRLGGGFGRRSYAHWLLEAALISQKVKAPIKLIYTREDDMTAGIYRPTYTAKYRAALDVNNNLIGFHVKVGGMPQAPLAPNRFPAGAVDNYLAEDFTIDTNITVGSYRAPHSNFMAAAEQSFLDEVAETAGKDPIAFRIDLLKRAKENPVGKNNDYDANRFIKVLELVREKSNWESTKSSRKLGFSAYFCHDSYAAHVLDLEMKEGSPQINKVWCAIDCGIVVNPNAAKNMAEGGIVDAVGAAMYGKMTFSKGMPESNNFHSYRMIRHNEAPKSIEVHFVENTKNPTGMGEPAYPPVYAALANALYKATGKRLYSQPFGDLL is encoded by the coding sequence ATGAAAACCCAAAGTCGCCGTTCATTCCTCAAAGCCTCTGCTCTTTCGGGTGGCGGCTTTATGCTGGGTATTAGTTTCTTATCGAGTTTTAAACCGCTTGGAGAAAGTTCAGATACCGTTGTTCGTGTCCTCACGAACGACCTTTCAAACTTCAATGAACTCAACGGTTTTGTAAAAATTACTGCCGATAATGTAATTAAAATCATGTCGCCCAATCCCGAAGGCGGACAAGGCGTGAAAACTTCCATGCCCATGATTGTGGCGGAAGAATTAGACGTTGATTTTTCAAAAATCATTATCGAACAAGCTGATTTAGATACTAAACATTTTACACGACAATTTATTGGCGGAAGTCAGGCGATTCATCAAGGTTGGGCTTCGCTCCGATTGGCAGGAGCTACGGCTCGCCAGATGCTCAGAGAAACTGCTGCCAAAGAATGGAGCGTACCAGTAGAAGAAATCAGTACTGAATTAGGAGTTTTGTTTCATAAAAACTCAGGAAAATCAGCCAAATATGGCGAAATGGCAACGGCTGCGGCACAGATTCCCGTTCCGAAAGACGTAAAATTAAAAGAAGCAAAAGATTTCAAAATCATCGGTAAAAGTCAGCGAAATGTAGATTTGGATAAAATTGTTTCTGGAAAGCCACTTTTTGGCATTGATACCAAAGTTGACGGAATGTTGATAGCCATGATTGTGCATCCACCAGCAATGGGTTTGAAATTTAAGGCTATTCAGAACGACATTATCGTTAAGAAAATGAAAGGCATTAAAGACGTTTTTCCTATCAAAATCTTCAATGATGATTACGAAAAGACATTTTTCGATACCACCCAATTCAACGAAGTAGTGGCAATTGTAGGCTCTTCCACTTGGGAAGTAATGCAAGCCAAAAATGCTTTGAAAGTTGACTGGCAAGAAGCGGAGACCTTCACAGAAAAAAGGAATATGAATGGTCGAAAAATAAGCCAAAATATCCCAGCAGGCTTAGAAAATTCGAATGAGCATTTTGCAAAATTAACCGAAAGTTTAGCAAAGCCAGCCAACGTACGCCGAAAAGATGGAGACGTAGAAATTGCTTTTAAAAATGCGTCAAAAGTAATTGAACGTACTTACAATGCACCATTTTTGGCTCACAACTGCATGGAGCCAATGAACTTCTTTGCTCATGTTACCGACGTAAAAGTATCGCTTTCGGGTCCTCTTCAAAAACCCGAATTTACCGAACAAGCACTTTCGGCTCGTTTAGGAATTCCCTTGGAAAAAATAGACATAAAAATGACTCGTTTGGGTGGTGGTTTCGGTCGTCGTTCGTATGCTCATTGGTTATTGGAGGCCGCTTTGATTTCACAAAAAGTAAAAGCACCCATCAAACTAATTTATACCCGTGAAGATGATATGACAGCGGGGATTTACCGTCCTACTTACACTGCAAAATATCGAGCTGCTCTCGATGTCAATAATAATCTGATAGGCTTTCATGTAAAAGTAGGTGGAATGCCACAAGCACCTTTAGCTCCCAATCGTTTTCCTGCGGGGGCGGTTGATAATTATTTGGCAGAAGATTTTACCATTGATACTAACATTACAGTAGGTTCTTATAGAGCTCCACATTCTAATTTTATGGCTGCCGCCGAGCAATCATTTTTGGATGAAGTTGCAGAAACAGCAGGAAAAGACCCAATTGCATTTAGAATTGATTTATTGAAACGAGCCAAAGAAAATCCTGTTGGTAAAAACAACGATTATGATGCTAACCGCTTTATAAAAGTACTGGAATTGGTAAGAGAAAAATCAAATTGGGAAAGCACAAAGTCTTCAAGAAAATTAGGATTTTCAGCCTACTTCTGCCACGATTCGTATGCAGCTCATGTATTGGATTTAGAGATGAAAGAAGGTTCGCCTCAAATCAACAAAGTATGGTGTGCCATTGATTGCGGAATTGTTGTCAATCCCAATGCCGCTAAAAATATGGCAGAAGGTGGCATTGTAGATGCTGTTGGAGCAGCTATGTATGGCAAAATGACATTCTCGAAGGGAATGCCCGAATCCAATAATTTTCATAGTTACCGCATGATTCGCCACAATGAAGCCCCCAAATCTATTGAAGTACATTTTGTAGAAAATACAAAAAATCCAACAGGTATGGGCGAACCTGCCTACCCACCTGTTTATGCTGCTTTAGCAAATGCCTTATATAAAGCAACTGGTAAACGATTGTACAGTCAACCTTTCGGAGATTTACTTTAA
- a CDS encoding (2Fe-2S)-binding protein has protein sequence MAKYTLKINGKIQQVDVDPSTPILWVLRDHLNMPGTKFGCGMAQCGACTIHLDGNATRSCVLPVSAIGKSAITTIEGLSENGTHPVQKAWLEHDVAQCGYCQGGQIMSAAALLKSNPKPTDEDIDNAMSGNICRCGTYLRIKEAIKTAAKISNAK, from the coding sequence ATGGCAAAATACACACTAAAAATCAATGGGAAGATTCAACAAGTTGATGTTGACCCATCAACTCCAATCTTGTGGGTTCTGCGTGACCACCTCAATATGCCTGGTACTAAATTCGGCTGTGGCATGGCCCAATGTGGAGCTTGCACTATTCATTTAGATGGTAATGCTACTCGTTCATGTGTATTGCCTGTTTCGGCTATCGGCAAATCAGCAATTACAACCATTGAAGGACTTTCAGAAAATGGCACACATCCAGTCCAAAAAGCATGGCTTGAGCATGATGTAGCCCAATGCGGCTATTGTCAAGGTGGACAAATCATGTCGGCCGCAGCATTGCTCAAAAGTAATCCAAAACCAACTGATGAAGATATTGACAATGCCATGAGTGGCAATATCTGTCGTTGCGGAACATATTTGAGAATTAAGGAAGCAATCAAAACGGCTGCCAAAATATCAAACGCTAAATAA
- a CDS encoding xanthine dehydrogenase family protein molybdopterin-binding subunit, which produces MKNIKSQSRRDFLRSSALAGGGLMLSFNWLSEAKAAEKVTALNLPEQWSELAAYIKITPDNIIKILCPNPEFGQNVMTSLPMMVAEELDCDWENVVVEMSTHDNVKYGPQFTGGSNSIRMYWKPLRNAGAAARQMLIEAAAQTWGVPATEISTKAGVLSHSSGKTAKYGEMSAKAATLTVPKDVKLKAPKDFSIVRKSKKNSEGVKVVTGKPLFGIDYRVDGMLIAMIQHPPAFGMKLKSFDATAAKKMAGIKDIFSFKLYDDDFGQGGFDTRTHNEMIAIVGNSTWEVMNARKKINAQWEAAGDVKETMMGRGGKTDKIVPGRLETTAKQFEMMAEFAKKPAKELRKDGDPETAFKNAAQIIERTYNAPFLAHNTMEPMNFFAHVQDDKALVAGPQQAPGWSEPTLAKILNLPADKIEIQMTRMGGGFGRRAYAQYMYEAARISQKLKAPVKLIYTREDDMTYGIYRPMYTATYRAALDANKNLIGFHVTGGGIPENPVHANRFPAGAVDNYLADGWEIPSNITIGAFRAPRSNFNAAAEQSFLDEVAEAMGKDPIAFRLDLLKRAKENPVGKNLDYDASRYIGVLELLKEKSGWGKPENSGKKRGVAAYFCHASYAGHVVDMVMRDGQPYVESVTSAVDCGVVVNPDAARNMVQGAVVDGIGQSFYGALTHKEGVPEQNNFHNYRMIRHNEAPQKIDVHFVENDIDPTGLGEPPFPPVFGAVANALFKTTGKRYYNQPFMSEQPQNRS; this is translated from the coding sequence ATGAAAAATATAAAATCACAAAGTAGAAGGGATTTTTTAAGGTCTTCTGCATTGGCAGGAGGTGGGCTGATGCTTAGTTTTAATTGGCTTTCAGAAGCAAAAGCTGCTGAGAAAGTAACTGCTTTGAATCTTCCCGAACAATGGTCAGAGCTGGCTGCATACATCAAAATTACGCCTGATAATATCATTAAAATTCTTTGCCCAAACCCCGAATTTGGTCAAAATGTAATGACTTCACTACCTATGATGGTAGCCGAAGAATTGGATTGTGACTGGGAAAATGTGGTAGTAGAAATGAGTACGCACGACAACGTTAAATATGGCCCACAATTTACAGGGGGTAGTAATTCGATAAGAATGTATTGGAAACCTTTGAGAAATGCAGGAGCGGCGGCTCGACAAATGTTGATTGAAGCAGCCGCTCAAACTTGGGGCGTTCCTGCCACCGAAATCTCAACAAAAGCAGGTGTTCTATCACATTCAAGCGGTAAAACGGCAAAATATGGCGAAATGTCAGCAAAAGCTGCAACATTGACAGTTCCCAAAGATGTAAAATTGAAAGCACCAAAAGATTTTTCGATTGTAAGAAAATCTAAGAAAAATAGCGAAGGCGTAAAGGTAGTTACTGGAAAACCACTTTTTGGAATAGATTATCGAGTTGATGGAATGTTAATCGCAATGATTCAGCATCCACCAGCATTTGGTATGAAATTAAAATCTTTTGATGCTACTGCCGCAAAAAAAATGGCGGGAATTAAAGATATTTTTAGTTTCAAACTCTACGATGATGATTTTGGGCAAGGTGGTTTTGACACTCGTACACACAACGAAATGATTGCCATTGTCGGTAATTCTACTTGGGAAGTAATGAACGCTCGCAAGAAGATAAATGCTCAATGGGAAGCCGCTGGCGATGTGAAAGAAACCATGATGGGACGAGGTGGAAAAACTGATAAAATAGTACCAGGAAGATTAGAAACTACGGCAAAGCAATTTGAAATGATGGCTGAATTTGCTAAAAAGCCAGCCAAAGAATTAAGAAAAGACGGTGACCCAGAAACGGCTTTCAAAAATGCCGCTCAGATTATCGAACGCACATACAATGCTCCATTTTTGGCACATAATACTATGGAGCCAATGAATTTCTTCGCCCATGTGCAAGATGATAAAGCCTTAGTGGCTGGGCCTCAGCAAGCACCTGGTTGGTCTGAACCAACACTTGCAAAAATCTTAAATTTGCCTGCCGACAAGATTGAAATTCAAATGACTCGTATGGGCGGTGGTTTCGGTCGTAGAGCTTATGCACAATACATGTATGAAGCGGCTCGTATTTCTCAAAAACTCAAAGCTCCAGTAAAGTTGATTTATACCCGTGAAGACGACATGACTTACGGAATTTATCGCCCGATGTACACCGCTACATATCGTGCGGCTCTGGATGCCAATAAAAATCTGATAGGTTTTCATGTAACAGGTGGCGGTATTCCCGAAAACCCAGTTCATGCTAATCGTTTCCCTGCGGGTGCGGTTGATAATTATTTGGCCGATGGTTGGGAAATTCCATCCAACATAACTATTGGTGCGTTTAGAGCTCCACGTTCAAATTTCAATGCAGCAGCCGAACAATCGTTTTTGGATGAAGTGGCAGAAGCAATGGGAAAAGACCCAATTGCCTTCCGTCTTGATTTATTGAAACGAGCCAAAGAAAATCCAGTAGGTAAAAATCTGGATTATGATGCCAGCCGATATATCGGTGTTTTGGAATTATTGAAAGAAAAATCAGGTTGGGGTAAGCCCGAAAATTCAGGCAAAAAACGTGGCGTAGCCGCTTATTTCTGTCATGCTTCGTATGCGGGCCATGTGGTAGATATGGTGATGCGAGATGGTCAACCGTATGTTGAATCGGTAACTTCTGCGGTCGATTGTGGTGTAGTGGTAAATCCAGATGCGGCCCGAAATATGGTGCAAGGTGCAGTAGTTGATGGAATCGGTCAATCATTTTATGGAGCATTGACTCACAAAGAAGGAGTTCCTGAACAAAACAATTTTCATAATTATCGCATGATTCGCCATAACGAAGCCCCACAAAAAATTGATGTGCATTTCGTAGAAAACGACATCGACCCGACGGGTCTTGGGGAGCCACCATTCCCGCCAGTATTTGGAGCAGTGGCCAATGCTCTGTTTAAAACGACAGGTAAAAGGTATTATAATCAACCTTTCATGAGTGAGCAGCCACAAAATCGTAGTTGA
- a CDS encoding recombinase family protein, translating into MSRNVAYLRVSTIDQDLEKNKSQLLHLANDKNLGKVEFVEEKASGRIHWRQRKIGDIVETLTSGDTILLSEFSRLGRSMLECMEIISIATQKGIKIYTVKGNWQLDDTIQSKVMAMVFSMVAEIERDLISKRTKEALQTKKANGVKLGRPKGAGKSKLDKYKIEIEALLSNGSTKKFIAKRYNSSESNLFNWLQKNKLG; encoded by the coding sequence ATGTCAAGAAATGTCGCTTATTTAAGGGTTTCTACCATCGACCAAGACCTCGAAAAAAACAAATCACAACTACTGCACCTTGCCAATGATAAAAATTTAGGCAAAGTTGAATTTGTTGAAGAAAAGGCTTCGGGCAGAATTCATTGGAGACAAAGAAAAATCGGAGATATTGTTGAAACGCTTACTTCGGGTGATACCATACTCTTGAGTGAATTTTCTCGATTAGGTAGAAGTATGCTTGAGTGCATGGAAATCATTTCAATAGCTACTCAGAAAGGAATCAAGATTTATACTGTAAAAGGTAATTGGCAATTAGACGATACGATTCAAAGTAAGGTAATGGCAATGGTCTTTTCGATGGTTGCAGAAATTGAAAGAGATTTGATTTCTAAAAGAACAAAAGAAGCTCTGCAAACAAAAAAAGCCAACGGAGTAAAACTCGGAAGACCCAAAGGTGCTGGTAAAAGTAAGTTGGATAAATATAAAATTGAGATTGAAGCACTTCTTAGTAATGGCTCTACTAAAAAGTTTATTGCTAAAAGATATAACTCGTCTGAGTCTAATCTTTTTAACTGGTTGCAGAAAAATAAACTGGGTTAG